From Antennarius striatus isolate MH-2024 chromosome 9, ASM4005453v1, whole genome shotgun sequence, one genomic window encodes:
- the gtpbp10 gene encoding GTP-binding protein 10 isoform X3 has translation MQLEMVQLSRVVFRKYGNFIDNLRLYVRGGSGGMGLQRLGGKGGDGGDVWVVAAKDITFKRIKDKFPQKRFIGGVGANSNIRALKGAKGDSKEILAPIGITVTFDDGKIIGHLNTEGDRLMVAKGGRGGCMYSAFQPSRGKAKHIRLDLKLIADFGLVGFPNAGKSSLLTAMSNATPEIASYPFTTVRPHIGKLIYKDYKQVDVCGFQLASNAPFRSAFETVQLLTKELELYKEELLLKPAILVVNKMDLPGAEDKLLELKEQLQKPEDFSDLLPDDMIPKNFTAFKQVVPISASTGFGIDHLNSLVRESLDEEAENANKAVHEEILQELRHQVPQHS, from the exons ATGCAACTGGAGATGGTTCAGCTCAGTAGAGTCGTCTTCAGGAAG TATGGAAACTTTATCGATAACCTCCGCCTGTATGTCCGTGGAGGCAGTGGGGGCATGGGCCTACAGCGGCTTGGGGGAAAGGGGGGAGATGGGGGAGATGTTTGGGTGGTGGCAGCCAAGGACATAACCTTCAAGAGGATCAAAGACAAGTTCCCCCAGAAACGTTTTATTGGGGGAGTAGGAGCCAACAGCAA TATCAGAGCACTGAAAGGAGCAAAGGGGGACAGCAAGGAGATCTTGGCTCCTATTGGCATCACAGTCACCTTTgatgatggaaaaataattg GTCACCTGAATACTGAGGGTGATCGTCTGATGGTGGCAAAAGGAGGGCGTGGAGGATGCATGTACTCTGCATTTCAACCAAGTAGGGGGAAGGCCAAACATATCAGGCTGGACCTCAAACTCATCGCTGACTTTGGTCTTGTTGG GTTTCCAAATGCAGGGAAGTCCTCTCTCCTTACAGCTATGTCCAACGCCACACCTGAGATTGCCAGCTATCCtt TCACAACTGTGAGGCCACACATTGGGAAACTGATATACAAAGATTACAAGCAA gtgGATGTTTGTGGTTTCCAGTTGGCCAGTAACGCACCATTTAGGTCAGCCTTTGAAACTGTTCAACTTCTCACCAAG GAGTTGGAGTTGTACAAAGAGGAGCTTTTATTGAAGCCTGCTATACTGGTGGTGAATAAGATGGACCTTCCCGGTGCTGAGGACAAACTGTTGGAGCTGAAGGAGCAACTACAAAAACCAGAGG ATTTCTCTGATCTGTTGCCTGATGACATGATCCCAAAGAACTTTACGGCCTTCAAACAAGTGGTTCCCATCTCTGCCTCCACGGGCTTTGGGATTGATCATTTGAACAGTTTGGTCCGAGAATCCCTTGATGAAGAAgctgaaaatgcaaacaaagcCGTCCACGAAGAAATACTGCAGGAGTTGAGGCACCAGGTGCCACAGCATTCATGA
- the gtpbp10 gene encoding GTP-binding protein 10 isoform X1 gives MQLEMVQLSRVVFRKYGNFIDNLRLYVRGGSGGMGLQRLGGKGGDGGDVWVVAAKDITFKRIKDKFPQKRFIGGVGANSNIRALKGAKGDSKEILAPIGITVTFDDGKIIGHLNTEGDRLMVAKGGRGGCMYSAFQPSRGKAKHIRLDLKLIADFGLVGFPNAGKSSLLTAMSNATPEIASYPFTTVRPHIGKLIYKDYKQISVADLPGLIEGAHLNKGMGHMFLKHVERTKQLLYVVDVCGFQLASNAPFRSAFETVQLLTKELELYKEELLLKPAILVVNKMDLPGAEDKLLELKEQLQKPEDFSDLLPDDMIPKNFTAFKQVVPISASTGFGIDHLNSLVRESLDEEAENANKAVHEEILQELRHQVPQHS, from the exons ATGCAACTGGAGATGGTTCAGCTCAGTAGAGTCGTCTTCAGGAAG TATGGAAACTTTATCGATAACCTCCGCCTGTATGTCCGTGGAGGCAGTGGGGGCATGGGCCTACAGCGGCTTGGGGGAAAGGGGGGAGATGGGGGAGATGTTTGGGTGGTGGCAGCCAAGGACATAACCTTCAAGAGGATCAAAGACAAGTTCCCCCAGAAACGTTTTATTGGGGGAGTAGGAGCCAACAGCAA TATCAGAGCACTGAAAGGAGCAAAGGGGGACAGCAAGGAGATCTTGGCTCCTATTGGCATCACAGTCACCTTTgatgatggaaaaataattg GTCACCTGAATACTGAGGGTGATCGTCTGATGGTGGCAAAAGGAGGGCGTGGAGGATGCATGTACTCTGCATTTCAACCAAGTAGGGGGAAGGCCAAACATATCAGGCTGGACCTCAAACTCATCGCTGACTTTGGTCTTGTTGG GTTTCCAAATGCAGGGAAGTCCTCTCTCCTTACAGCTATGTCCAACGCCACACCTGAGATTGCCAGCTATCCtt TCACAACTGTGAGGCCACACATTGGGAAACTGATATACAAAGATTACAAGCAA ATATCTGTCGCTGATCTCCCAGGTCTGATTGAGGgagcacatttaaataaaggGATGGGTCATATGTTCCTAAAACATGTTGAAAGGACCAAGCAGCTGCTATATGTG gtgGATGTTTGTGGTTTCCAGTTGGCCAGTAACGCACCATTTAGGTCAGCCTTTGAAACTGTTCAACTTCTCACCAAG GAGTTGGAGTTGTACAAAGAGGAGCTTTTATTGAAGCCTGCTATACTGGTGGTGAATAAGATGGACCTTCCCGGTGCTGAGGACAAACTGTTGGAGCTGAAGGAGCAACTACAAAAACCAGAGG ATTTCTCTGATCTGTTGCCTGATGACATGATCCCAAAGAACTTTACGGCCTTCAAACAAGTGGTTCCCATCTCTGCCTCCACGGGCTTTGGGATTGATCATTTGAACAGTTTGGTCCGAGAATCCCTTGATGAAGAAgctgaaaatgcaaacaaagcCGTCCACGAAGAAATACTGCAGGAGTTGAGGCACCAGGTGCCACAGCATTCATGA
- the gtpbp10 gene encoding GTP-binding protein 10 isoform X2 — MQLEMVQLSRVVFRKYGNFIDNLRLYVRGGSGGMGLQRLGGKGGDGGDVWVVAAKDITFKRIKDKFPQKRFIGGVGANSKALKGAKGDSKEILAPIGITVTFDDGKIIGHLNTEGDRLMVAKGGRGGCMYSAFQPSRGKAKHIRLDLKLIADFGLVGFPNAGKSSLLTAMSNATPEIASYPFTTVRPHIGKLIYKDYKQISVADLPGLIEGAHLNKGMGHMFLKHVERTKQLLYVVDVCGFQLASNAPFRSAFETVQLLTKELELYKEELLLKPAILVVNKMDLPGAEDKLLELKEQLQKPEDFSDLLPDDMIPKNFTAFKQVVPISASTGFGIDHLNSLVRESLDEEAENANKAVHEEILQELRHQVPQHS; from the exons ATGCAACTGGAGATGGTTCAGCTCAGTAGAGTCGTCTTCAGGAAG TATGGAAACTTTATCGATAACCTCCGCCTGTATGTCCGTGGAGGCAGTGGGGGCATGGGCCTACAGCGGCTTGGGGGAAAGGGGGGAGATGGGGGAGATGTTTGGGTGGTGGCAGCCAAGGACATAACCTTCAAGAGGATCAAAGACAAGTTCCCCCAGAAACGTTTTATTGGGGGAGTAGGAGCCAACAGCAA AGCACTGAAAGGAGCAAAGGGGGACAGCAAGGAGATCTTGGCTCCTATTGGCATCACAGTCACCTTTgatgatggaaaaataattg GTCACCTGAATACTGAGGGTGATCGTCTGATGGTGGCAAAAGGAGGGCGTGGAGGATGCATGTACTCTGCATTTCAACCAAGTAGGGGGAAGGCCAAACATATCAGGCTGGACCTCAAACTCATCGCTGACTTTGGTCTTGTTGG GTTTCCAAATGCAGGGAAGTCCTCTCTCCTTACAGCTATGTCCAACGCCACACCTGAGATTGCCAGCTATCCtt TCACAACTGTGAGGCCACACATTGGGAAACTGATATACAAAGATTACAAGCAA ATATCTGTCGCTGATCTCCCAGGTCTGATTGAGGgagcacatttaaataaaggGATGGGTCATATGTTCCTAAAACATGTTGAAAGGACCAAGCAGCTGCTATATGTG gtgGATGTTTGTGGTTTCCAGTTGGCCAGTAACGCACCATTTAGGTCAGCCTTTGAAACTGTTCAACTTCTCACCAAG GAGTTGGAGTTGTACAAAGAGGAGCTTTTATTGAAGCCTGCTATACTGGTGGTGAATAAGATGGACCTTCCCGGTGCTGAGGACAAACTGTTGGAGCTGAAGGAGCAACTACAAAAACCAGAGG ATTTCTCTGATCTGTTGCCTGATGACATGATCCCAAAGAACTTTACGGCCTTCAAACAAGTGGTTCCCATCTCTGCCTCCACGGGCTTTGGGATTGATCATTTGAACAGTTTGGTCCGAGAATCCCTTGATGAAGAAgctgaaaatgcaaacaaagcCGTCCACGAAGAAATACTGCAGGAGTTGAGGCACCAGGTGCCACAGCATTCATGA
- the osgin2 gene encoding oxidative stress-induced growth inhibitor 2: MPLLEETTLPQDHPPTVPVVIIGNGPSGICLSYLLSGYKPYLDATTVHPNPILYRKLQETKHLPITEQDLEHLSEGLEGRSRNPVAVLFDTLLHPNADFGYEFPPVLQWTRDKQQHIPHVVLGRATPGGAWHAMEGSMLTISLGIWMELPGVNYRDLTNGKCRDVTSDRATPEEISSYYRNYVKLQGLQKNFVDNTYVTSVQKLCRGQEGEDLESENTDQGVVRDGGNEGFEGTGCLNNGGGGALWEVRGYHQVQNDTHVPFCLFAENVVLATGAFDSPVRLGIEGENLPFVSHSISDLGLAVSQRKLDMNSDPVLIVGAGLSAADAVLCACNSNIRVLHVFRKSLDDRDLIFKQLPKILYPEYHKVYNMMCSKTYSNVPPSTPSNRPQEVSIASSVCAKMCPKPKLATGNPSGEASVSLFSDYTSFPEHCVVSLQSDMKCLLQGNNSLKAVKISMALVLIGTNPNLFFLKGQGQYLGQDPTKPVSCKQNPIDINPYTFECTKEPGLFAMGPLVGDNFVRFLKGGALGIASCLLKRLKKKEKLIKNGGHDFVRKHDGEKSITHWS; this comes from the exons atgcctcttctggaagagaCAACTCTGCCACAGGACCACCCACCTACTGTCCCAGTGGTCATTATAG GCAACGGGCCATCTGGTATTTGTCTGTCCTACCTGCTAAGTGGATACAAGCCCTATTTGGATGCGACAACTGTACACCCAAACCCAATACTCTACAGGAAACTTCAGGAGACCAAACACCTACCCATCACCGAACag GATTTGGAACATTTGAGTGAAGGTCTTGAGGGAAGATCAAGGAACCCTGTGGCTGTGCTTTTTGACACATTACTGCACCCGAATGCTGACTTTGGCTATGAGTTCCCTCCTGTTCTTCAATGGACAAGAGACAAGCAGCAACACATCCCACATGTAGTGCTGGGCAGGGCAACACCTGGAGGTGCTTGGCAT gcaATGGAAGGATCCATGCTGACTATTAGTCTTGGCATCTGGATGGAGCTTCCTGGCGTTAACTACAGAGACCTGACAAATGGGAAATGCAG GGATGTAACTAGTGACAGAGCTACCCCTGAGGAGATTTCATCCTATTATCGTAACTATGTGAAGTTACAAGGCCTCCAAAAGAACTTTGTTGACAACACATATGTGACCTCAGTCCAGAAACTCTGCCGGGGACAAGAGGGGGAAGATCTGGAAAGTGAGAACACTGATCAAGGAGTAGTGAGAGATGGTGGAAATGAAGGCTTTGAGGGAACTGGTTGTCTGAACaatggaggagggggggctCTCTGGGAGGTCAGGGGTTACCATCAGGTACAGAATGACACCCATGTCcctttttgtctctttgctgaGAATGTAGTTCTTGCTACCGGTGCATTTGATTCACCCGTCAGATTAGGTATAGAGGGGGAGAATCTGCCATTTGTATCACACAGCATCTCAGATCTTGGTTTGGCTGTTAGCCAGAGAAAACTGGATATGAACTCTGATCCAGTTTTAATTGTGGGTGCAGGATTAAGTGCTGCAGATGCAGTTTTGTGTGCATGCAACAGCAACATAAGAGTGCTACATGTCTTTCGTAAGAGTTTGGATGACCGTGACCTCATCTTTAAACAGCTGCCTAAaatcctgtacccagagtatcACAAAGTCTACAACATGATGTGTTCAAAGACTTACTCAAATGTGCCCCCCTCCACTCCATCAAAcagacctcaagaagttagcattGCCTCGTCAGTATGTGCCAAGATGTGCCCAAAGCCCAAACTTGCCACAGGCAACCCTTCTGGTGAAGCCAGTGTCAGCCTGTTTTCAGATTACACTAGTTTTCCTGAACACTGTGTGGTGTCCCTCCAGTCTGACATGAAATGTCTGCTACAGGGGAACAACTCCCTTAAGGCTGTCAAGATCTCCATGGCCCTGGTGCTAATTGGGACCAACCCCAACTTGTTTTTCTTGAAGGGTCAGGGCCAGTACCTGGGGCAGGATCCAACAAAACCAGTGTCCTGCAAACAGAATCCCATTGACATCAACCCCTACACATTTGAGTGTACAAAGGAACCAGGTCTGTTTGCCATGGGCCCACTGGTGGGAGACAACTTTGTTCGCTTTTTGAAGGGTGGAGCTTTAGGCATCGCCTCCTGTCTGCTGAAGAGActcaagaagaaagaaaagctcATCAAAAATGGAGGGCATGACTTTGTTCGAAAACATGATGGTGAAAAGAGCATTACACATTGGTCATAG